In Hydractinia symbiolongicarpus strain clone_291-10 chromosome 4, HSymV2.1, whole genome shotgun sequence, the following proteins share a genomic window:
- the LOC130641703 gene encoding TGF-beta-activated kinase 1 and MAP3K7-binding protein 1-like, with protein MSMKNHSQLVGALYNWTDDLPVCKQSGVGYQTNHLYRAGGDRGEVSDYEDRSFHFQCPDDCYLYGIIDGHGGFKVAEFAVQKLPAELLLGQLKDDYADREVCAKLQEAFEGVAKGFVDDLINDALMEKMNLEEQMPERMNQGEAFRRFPTLFQRLQELDVQISGGCSAVIALIHKSRLYVANVGDARAVLCRLDENSGEQGVVQLSTDHTISSNSELRRLDSLGLDIEKLQVSGLLTVTRSLGDWALKGGYKNIAELSSAKEEPILSTPSVHGGEQIDASMQFLFMMSEGVYKAYQEATGTPPEQVNNNIAFMVGESIMKQTTIKGVAQSVVDQICLLHSEQYLKSQHKTCIKREDMTLLVRLFSAELGKPIVPFTSVGIKAKKAAVLTPLIIPQPPVQRAFLPSIPHDNVNRQTAGGSPSSPIQQQHSQIRMQSPLTVTVTNNQDFHGEADNNPSMAAYYPQQQTPLPGNSKTNNYSPRNDDTGAQLFRGFTDQQQREFFRPRTDKEAPLLIPKTSESIKSVSVTSNSNKENQESSANTDMEPVQDRTKLFNRPAEPLETDANGRIKAHVSFTEFLKKVDEMGGERVVFSQFLDGKYFGI; from the exons ATGTCGATGAAGAACCATTCCCAG CTGGTTGGAGCATTGTACAATTGGACTGATGATCTTCCAGTTTGTAAGCAAAGTGGTGTTGGGTATCAAACCAATCATTTATACCGAGCTGGTGGCGACCGTGGAGAAGTATCTGATTACGAAGATCGTAGCTTTCATTTCCAATGTCCTGACGACTGCTATTTGTATGGGATTATTGACGGACACGGTGGATTCAAGGTTGCTGAGTTTGCAGTACAAAAATTACCGGCCGAGCTTTTACTAGGACAACTGAAAG ATGATTACGCAGATCGGGAAGTATGTGCCAAGCTGCAAGAGGCGTTTGAAGGTGTTGCAAAGGGTTTCGTGGATGATCTTATAAATGACGCCCTTATGGAAAAAATGAATTTGGAAGAACAAATGCCTGAG CGTATGAATCAAGGTGAAGCATTCCGGCGATTCCCCACATTATTTCAACGACTCCAAGAACTTGATGTACAAATATCGGGAGGATGCTCCGCAGTCATCGCATTAATACATAAATCACGACTGTATGTTGCAAATGTTGGCGACGCGAGAGCTGTGTTGTGTCGTCTCGACGAAAACAGTGGAGAGCAGGGTGTAGTGCAG ttaAGTACAGACCACACTATATCATCCAACTCCGAGTTACGTCGATTGGACTCACTTGGATTGGATATCGAAAAACTGCAAGTTTCTGGTTTGCTGACTGTTACTCGAAGTTTAGGAGATTGGGCTCTAAAAGGAGGCTACAAAAACATCGCTGAGTTAAG TTCCGCTAAAGAAGAGCCAATTCTGTCCACACCTTCCGTACACGGTGGAGAGCAAATTGATGCTTCGATGCAATTTTTGTTCATGATGTCGGAGGGTGTATATAAAGCTTACCAGGAAGCTACGGGAACTCCTCCTGAGCAG GTTAACAACAACATTGCGTTTATGGTTGGAGAAAGTATTATGAAACAGACAACAATTAAAGGTGTGGCACAGTCGGTTGTCGATCAAATTTGTCTCTTGCATTCAGAACAATACTTAAAATCACAGCATAAAACTTGTATCAAGCGAGAGGACATGACGTTGTTGGTTCGACTGTTTAGTGCTGAACTTGGCAAGCCTATCGTACCGTTCAC ctcCGTTGGTATTAAAGCTAAGAAGGCAGCTGTATTGACACCTCTAATAATTCCACAACCGCCAGTGCAACGAGCGTTTTTACCAAGCATTCCACACGACAATGTTAACCGTCAAACAGCGGGAGGTAGCCCATCTTCACCCATACAACAACAACACTCTCAAATTCGTATGCAGTCACCATTAACTGTGACCGTCACAAACAATCAAGACTTTCACGGAGAGGCTGACAATAATCCATCTATGGCTGCATACTACCCGCAGCAACAAACACCCTTGCCTGGAAACTCGAAAACGAACAATTACTCCCCGCGTAACGATGATACAGGCGCACAATTGTTCCGCGGTTTTACCGATCAGCAGCAAAGGGAATTTTTTCGGCCGAGAACAGATAAGGAAGCTCCACTGTTGATCCCAAAAACGAGCGAGTCGATTAAATCAGTTAGTGTTACCAGCAACTCAAACAAAGAGAATCAGGAATCATCCGCAAATACCGATATGGAACCCGTTCAAGATAGGACTAAGTTGTTTAACCGCCCTGCGGAACCTTTGGAAACAGACGCAAACGGACGAATTAAAGCTCATGTGAGTTTCACAGAGTTTTTAAAGAAAGTGGACGAAATGGGCGGAGAACGGGTGGTTTTTTCGCAATTTTTGGATGGAAAGTATTTCGGTATTTaa